A region of the Bacillus sp. NP247 genome:
ACGTTTTTAGTAGATTCCGATAAGCCTTTTTGTTGATAAGGTGCTTGTGTCTGTTGCTGCGCTTTTGTTAATCGCTGAGTACGAAATGCTTTATCAGCTGCCTCAACGTCCATTATTGTTTTCAATCCCTTAAGATGCCAATCTCTTAAAATCGTATTTACGTAATTCATGTTTCTTGTATTTTTCTCTAAAGCGATTTCCATAGCTTTTACAACAAGCTCTGCATTTAAATCATCTATCCATGCATGAATACCATCTGCAATAAAAGGTGTAATCAGTCCGAAGTTTTGTTCGTAAAAAGAAATCGGATTAACCTCAACAACTTCTTCCGCGCTTGCGCGTTCTTCTTGTTGTTGTTCTTTTTCTTCTTCTTTTTCTTTTTCTTCTTCCTTGCTAGGGTCTTGGAAGCCCCTTATAAGCCCCTCCAAACGGACTGATAAATACTCCTTAATACGAGGGATTTTGAAATCTTGTTCACGTTCTAATTGCAAACATGTTTCATAGAAATCAGCTAAAAAATCTTGGTCCTTCACAGATTGAATCTCTTTTAAAACACACTTTTCAATGTTTACATTTTTAATCGGATTGAATTTCAACCAGTTGATTAAGAACAACTCTTTTGTTTTTTGGTTGTAATTAATTTTTCCGTACTCAGCAAAACGTTCTAGTAGCTTCATAACAGTTTCACGGTTATATCCTGTATCGGTTTCAATAATACGAAGTGGAAGCTCATAGATTCCTGATTGAGACGTCTTACTGTTTGTCATCAAATATAAGTAGAAATACTTCTCCTCCGGTGTAAGATCTAAAACAAATGAATCCTGCCAAAATGAAACGTGTACTGGTCTATAAACTGCCATATTATTCATCCTCCCGTTTACATATCGCAAATCCGTCTTCTACACGTAATAAGCGATAATTCTTATATCCTGTTTTGAGATATTGTTTTACTAAGTAAATTAGGTGTTGCTCTGATGTTGCTTGTTGAAACACTTTAGGATTCAGCAACACTCTATGTGATGATTTGTCTAAAAGCATGCGGCACACTCCGTTGTTATACGAATGCTAATTTGATATAATTAATCCTAAGATCTTTGCAAGACCATTTATCTATCACTCTGCCAAGTGATAGACTTTTTTATTTTCTACGTGTTACCAATGAAGCGTTAACTCCTCTTGCTCTTAAATCTTTAATCACTACACGATAACTCATCGATGCCTCATGTTCCTCTTTTGTATCACGAAGCATTTTAAATTCCCTCATACATCGCTCCAGCTCTTCTTCCCAGTGATTTGATTCTTCGGTTGATTCTGCATTAAACATGTTATGAATACATTCACTCATACAGTTACGAAGTTTATTCGCAAATGAAAAATCCCCAGGAAGAACTAGATCATGAAGACGATTGTTTTTATCGTTCATGAATTACATCTCCTTTCTAATTAAATTGATGCTGTACGCATCGTTACAACCAGAAAGGAACATTGTAGAGGTATTGGGAGGAACAATCCCTTTCTGGTCATAACGACAAGCACAACGCTTGTCTAATTACTAAAAATATCTAAAAATCTATTATTTTGGTATAATCTCCCATAGAGGGAGGTGTTACATATGAAAGACATTGTATTTACTTTAGAATTTGATGACGACATAGCTAACTCACGTGCCAATGATTATTTAGAACAAGGTTGGACGCTATTGCATGTTGGTACAAAGCTAATCGACATCTATAACGAGCAAGCATACTACAACACCACTTATGTTGTAGGTGCTAACCAAGAGCAATACGACAAGTACAAAAAAGAGTTAGAAGAAGATAACCTCAGTTTAATTTAATGATTTTTCACAAGAACTATTAATAACTCTTTTATAAAGCTCTTCATCTACCACATGAAGAGCTTTATTTACTTCCACATAACTCAAACTACTATTCAAACATGCCGTCTTAATTATCTCCAATAACTCGACCGCTCCTGATTTGAGATCTTCTCTCCTAACACTTGTTGGTTGTCCGTCTGTTAATTGAATCCTTTTCATCTTCACTTTCCTCCCTCATACAGTTTTGACTGATGCTGTACGCATCGTTACAACCAGAAAGACGTATTTTAAGGGGATGGGAGGAACAATCCCTTTCTGGTCATAACGACAAGCACAGTGCTTGTCCAAATGATTTATAAAATGTTATAATTGCTTTACAATATTTTTATTAGAGCTACTGTTGTCTAGGCGGTAGCTTTTTCTTTTGCCCATTTATGTTTTAAAATGAATGATGCTTCGATAATTTTGATTTGAATCCCCACTAACTTTTTCTCTTGCTTTAACTCAACTGACTTTGAATCCTCACCAAGTGTTTTTGCTATTTTAATTTCACCAGTTAGTTTTGCATCATAGCGAATTAATTCCTTATATTCTCTTAAGCTAGGTTGCTTATAATCTACTGTCATTTTTCTTCCTCCTTTACAGCATCTTTGTTAAAGTCATTAAGCTATCCACCGATTGAATAATAACGTTCTCCGCCATAGCCTTTTGCAACCAACTTCTTTGTATTTGTTCCATAATGCCAAAATGAACCTGCTCAAGAGCTTGTACTACACATTGAGTAGCTTGGATTGTATCGAAGATTTCTTTTGCATGAACTGCGTATTCATGTTTCTTTTTTTCATCAAGCTTCCATGACCTTGTTGCGACTTGTAAGTTCATGATTTCCTTCGCTGCTATAATCCCCTCTTCAGCCTGTTTAATGTAGTTCATCAATTGTAAATTCACATCTTGAGTTAAACGTGGATCTGTTGGCGGTAACCCAACACCATAAATATGTTCAATCGCTTGTTGATTCAAATTTGCTCCTGTTGCATGGCACCAATCCATCGCAAGCTCAAATTCTGGTTTAGAAAGTCCAGATTCAATACGAGTTAAGCGTTCATGTGTAATGCCAAGGTACTTAGATAGTCCTTTCTTCGTTTTCAGCTGAACATTATCACAACATTCTCTAGCATTCTGTAATAATTCCCCTATTGCTGAATTGCAGTATATGCTTGTTCCCATATCTGTTCGCCTCCATATTTAGTTTTCAAATGGTTACAATGAATTTAGTACATACGTAACTTGTCTATTATTCATGTAAAAAGAGAGGAACTATTCCTCAATGTTTTCTTTCACTTGTATTTCTTTGATGATGGCCCAACCAGCCTTGTAATATGCTTGAAGGAGTTTATCAATATCTTTTTGCGATTTTGGCTCAGGAGCCACAACATGGACTTTCGTTTTTCCAAATTCATAAGTCGCTGCATATTCTTCTTGTTGGCTCATGGTGTCACCTCTTGAAGTGCTTTTTATATGTTTATGCGACGGATCTGTTGGTACTGCCATGTTAGTTGCTGGCATTTTCTCACCCTCTTTCATTAATCAGATCTTATTGTTTATTTACGTACCAATACTTAAATCCTCATCACTTCAAAACTTTGCAAACTGAATAGCGAGTAGGTAAAAAAATATCTTCTTTCCTCTTCCCATATAGCTTGGCTATTTGATCAGCTCTCTCTGTGCTAATTTGTCGCTGCCCATTTTCAATTTGTGATAGATATCCGCCTGAAATACCCAAATTTCTTGCAGCTTCTTCAATACTAATCCCCAATTCCATGCGGATTTCTTTTGGACCATCCATTTCATTATCACCGCCTAAAACTATGCATTTTGTGTTGTTAACCAAAATATACTATGCATTTCGCAAAGTGTCAACGCGTTTTGCAAAGTTTTTGCCAATTCATTTCAATTTTTGCACTTTGCAAAGTATAATTAAACGTAGAAGATGAATAGGAGGATTCCTATGATTGGAGAAAACTTACGCAAATTAAGAAAAAAAAACAACCTAACTATGAAAGAGTTAGGTCAAAAATTAAATCTTGCTGAATCAACAATATCAGGTTATGAAAATGGGAACAGAAAACCTGATTATGACACTTTAAATAAGTTTGCAGATTTCTTTGAGGTTTCAACTGACTATCTTTTAGGCAGAGATGTTACTCAAAAAGACATTGATACCTATAATCCTTTAACAGACCCAGACTTAGGTTTGTGGTTCAAAGATATTAAAGATGCTTCCCCTGAAAAGCAGGAAGAGCTGAGACAGTTTTGGGAATTTATTAAGGAAAAAGAAAAGAATCGGAGACCTGGGGATAAACAATACTAATTGAAATGTATATTCAGGCATTTTTTTCGGACCATAACTAATCATATGATTAGTTATGGTCCGAACTTAAAAGCTAAAATAACATTAAATGAAAACACACGACATGGTGTGTTTTCATTTAATGTGCAAATCCTAAAAATTACATAAATACATAATGTTAGCATCCTAAGTAACTATTAAAAAATATCAATATTAAAGGGGAAACTTCATGAAAAAGTATGCATATCTTTACAATTGTTATATTACACTAAACGGAAAAAGAACAGACCTAGCAATAGATGATTTTCTTGACAAAATCATACCCCTAAGTGCTCAGAATAGACAAAGAACGATTAAAGGTATTGATTATATTTCAAAAGCAATGATGCCAGAAATAAACTCTTCAAAGTCTCGTAATAGACAAATTGGGTTTGGTAAGTATCGGGACCATAAGCCCTATGAGGCTAAAAAAGGAACCGATTTAGCTGAACTTATAAAAAAAGACATCTTAGAGATGAGTTCAGCATTATTTGTCCCTACTCAAAAATTACTTATTGTGGAATATAACCATTATGGCCCTCGGATAAATTCGATAGCGCAATATTTATCCTCGTTCCTTCCGAAAAATGCTAATAACACTTGGGACATTGAAATATTACCCGTAGAAACTAATTTAGGTTGGGCAGATATTGCAAAATCTGATGATATTAGACAAATTGAAATAAAACTAGATATTGCAGGAAAATCAAAACATTTCATTTCAAAAATGAATAAGCCCCAAAGTTTATTAGGAAAATTAATCCGTGAGACCGTTGAAACACATTCGCAATTTGGCGCTAATACAGCAAAACTATCCTTTGGCAACGGAAGAAAGAAAGTAGGCATACAATCAGAACAATTACTATCCCTTCTTGAGTTGTTAGCTTATGAGGAAAGTGAATTATTTGAAACTGTAAAAATTAAATATAAGAGCGATTCTACAGGCCGTATGGAAGAAGTGGATCTTAAACATGATGGTGTCAAATCAATGTTTTTGAAAAATGTGGATAAAAACAATAACTGGGAATATATATGTGATGAGATTTCAAATGAATATTATGAAGATCGCGAACCAGCAAGTTCAAATTTCTCAAAGCATGCGCCTTTTAAAAGTATTAAGTTTCCTGGTATAATCATTTAGTACATGACACTTATATAATTAGGAGGTGCCCCATGTTTCAACGATTAGATAGATTTTTTCTTTTTCTGGAAGAACATGGTTTAAAATGCATTGTGTTTTTCTCACTAGCCTCTCTCATAATTATCTTGAATTGGTTTAATGGCTCCATTAATATAAACAACTTTCTTTCTTATTTTTTAAGTAAAAAAGAAAGTTCATTTATCAGTATAGCTGCTATATTTATTGGTGTTTATTTTGCGCTTTTTACAATTTTTACTAGCGTAAAACGTGGTTCAATTATTTCCACTTTATCGGAAGAAGATCTTACAAAACTCATTAAATATCTTAGGAATGCATTAATTGGTGGTTTCCTATACATTATCTTAACACTTTTCTTTTCGTCAGATAACAATTCCCTAATTGCTCAATATTTTAATATTATACTTTTCACAAGTCTTATATATATGTTATTATCAGCACTTAGATTTGGTGGTTATATCACATTTATTGTTTACGATGATATATCAAAAATGTTAACTGAACGCCACAAAATTGAAGAAGATGCCAGCCGACAAGATGAATTATTGAACAAACTCGAAGTTTTTCTAAATGAATATGAAAACATTAATCGTGAAGAACGTACTAAGATATTACGAAAAATAATTCAAAATCAAAATAATTCTCCAGGTTCATAAAAAAAATAAAAGCCTTTTTAGGCTTTTATTTTTCCACAAAAAAGAACATACGTTTGTTTTTATCTATAAAATAATGGAGTGAACTAATATATGCACAAAACGCAGCCCTACTACACAACACAGCTCGAAGACTATATTGAAAAAATGTATCGATCATTATCAATCTTGATTCCCAAACAGATTGATATGATAACAATTGACCAAAAATTAAATATTTGGTTACATTTTGCTCCATTTGGAAGTCGCGCCATTAATAAGGACGAATTACCTAGTATTATCATTGATAATCGAACATCAATCCATAATCAATGGGAAGATTTCGGACATGAACTATGCCATATTTTATTTCATGTAGGAAACCAATTACATATACCAAAAATGTTTTTAGATTATCAAGAGGCAAAAGCAAAAAATTTTACGCTACATTTTTGTATCCCTACTTTTATGTTAAGGAAACTGGATTTCCCTGATACAAGAGTAGAAGCAATATGCCTAATAGCAGAGACTTTTAATGTTTCATTTCAAATGGCAAATGAACGCTTGCTACATTATGAAAACCAATTATTCGCTACCCATTTACAGAAAGTCCTCTCTAGAGCACCCTTAGTCGCACAATAAATTTGTTTAGTAGTCCTTGCCCAAATGGTTTTTTCTTACATAACAATTCAAATCAGCCTGGTTATTTGTTAAGTTTAATAATAGAATTTAAATAAAATCAGGACGATGTGAAGACCTAGCGAATATATAGAATTCATCTTTAAGGATTTTTAAAATCATTAAAGATGAAGTTAACCGCATTAAAAAACAAAAGAAATGCTCAACCAACAGATGATTTAAAATGATAACAGGAAATAATGTTCTCTTAATAGAAAACTTTTCCTATTGTTATTTACTTCTTTCTATCCATTACTGTTCGTATAATTTTATCAATAAGGAGGTTCCGTCTATGAAAACTGCAATCTACCTAAGAAAATCCCGTGCCGATTTAGAGGCCGAAGCACGCGGCGAAGGCGAAACATTAGCAAAGCACCGCACTACCCTGCTGAAAATTGCCAAGGAAATGAATTTAAATGTTCTTTCTGTCCGCGAGGAAATCGTTTCAGGTGAGAGCTTAGTGAAACGGCCTGAGATGTTAGCACTGCTTGAAGAAATTGAAGATAATAAATATGATGTTGTTCTTTGTATGGATATGGACCGTTTAGGTCGTGGTGGTATGAAAGAGCAAGGAATCATTTTAGAGACGTTTAAACGCTCGAATACGAAGATTATGACACCTAGGAAGACTTATGACCTTAATGATGAGTGGGACGAAGAATACAGCGAATTTGAAGCGTTTATGGCACGTAAGGAGTTAAAGATTATTACACGCCGTATGCAACGCGGTCGTATCGCAAGTGTAGAGGCTGGAAATTACCTTGGCACACATGCACCATTCGGATATGATATCCATCGTTTAAATAAGCGCGAGCGTACTTTAACAATCAATTCAGAAGAAGCTTCTGTCATAAGAATGATATTTGATTGGTATGCAAACGAGGATATGGGCGCTAGCGCAATCAGAAACAAGTTAAATGAACTTGGCTACAAAAGTAAGTTAGGTAATGAATGGAATCCTTATAGCATCTTAGATATATTAAAGAACAATGTGTACATCGGAAAAGTAACATGGCAAAAGCGAAAAGAAGTAAAACAGCCTGATGCTGTAAAACGTAGCTGTGCAAGACAAGATAAATCAGATTGGATTATTGCCGATGGAAAACATGAACCTATCATACCCGAAAGCTTATTTGAACAAGTGCAAGAAAAATTAAACTCAAGATATCACATTCCTTACAATACGAATGGAATAAAGAATCCATTGGCTGGTATTATTAAATGCGCTAAATGTGGTTACAGTATGGTACAGCGTTATCCAAAGAACCGAAAAGAAACAATGGATTGTAAACACCGTGGCTGTGAAAACAAATCAAGCTATACTGAATTAATTGAAAAGCGTTTACTCGAGGCTTTAAAAGAATGGTACATCAACTATAAAGCTGATTTTGAAAAACATAAGCAAGATGACAAATTAAAAGAAACACAAGTTATTCAAATGAATGAAGCTGCATTACGCAAGCTTGAAAAAGAATTAGTGGATGTCCAAAAACAAAAAAATAATTTACATGATTTATTAGAGCGTGGCGTTTACACAGTCGATATGTTTTTAGAACGCTCGAATGTAGTTTCTGATCGCATTACTGAAATTACTTCCACGATGGAAAACTTAAAGAAAGAAATTAAAACAGAAATTAGGAAGGAAAAAGTGAAGAAAGATACAATACCTCAAGTGGAGCATGTTCTTGATCTGTACTTTAAAACAGATGATCCCAAAAAGAAAAACAGCCTCCTAAAGTCAGTTTTAGAAAAGGCTGTTTATAAGAAAGAAAAGTGGCAAAGGCTCGATGATTTTGAACTTGTGCTTTACCCTAAGCTCCCTCAAGATGGCGATATATAAGCGTTTATGCTTTGTCGTCACCTTGTTGGTGTAATTAGGTTGACGCCATTTAACCCTAAAGCATCATTCGTTGAAACAGCCAATACGACAGGCTTTCCATTTCTAAGCGTCGCTTTTGCTGCCATTAATACAGGAGAATCTGTCATCGCATTCGCAAATTTACTCATCGAATTTCCAGTTAAAGGAGCAATTACCATGCAATCTAGCGGGATTTTGGGTCCGAGTGGTTCTGCTCCGACAATTGAATTAATTGCTTTAAATCCTGTTATTTCTTCGATCTTTTTAATCCATTCTTCCCCTTCACCAAATCTAGTATTTGTTGATTGGACAGTATAAGAAACAACGGGACGTACTTCTGCACCTTCTGCAATTAACTTCTCTAAATGTGGCATAACTTCTTCATACGTACAATGTGAGCCTGTAAATCCGAAACCAATTCGTTTCCCCTTCAAACTCATTTCTCATCCTCCTCCTTTGCGATTGCATCTGCTATTAATAACTGAGAAAGAACATTCGCTAATATTTGTCCTGCTGTTTTCGGCGCAACAATCCCAGGAAGACCAGGTGCTAATAGTGCCTTCACTCCACGCTTCTCCGCATAGCGAAAGTCCGTGCCACCCGGCTTAGAAGCTAAGTCAATAACTAACGTGTGAGCTGGCATCCGCGAAATTACACTTGCTGTTACAACGAGATGCGGGATTGTGTTAATAACAATATCGATATTGCCTACTTCTTTCTCTATGTCTTGCATATGAAAAGGAGAAAACATCATTTCTGTAATACGAGCGATATGTTCCGAACGTCTCGCTCCAACTTTGACATGTGCTCCTAATGATTGAAAGGCTCTTGCAACACTCATACCAGTTCTACCAAATCCTAAAACCATTACATTCGATCCATGAATTGTGTAATCAGTATGTTGAATAACCATCATTAGTGTACCTTCTACAGTCGGAATAGAGTTATAGATTGCAACATCATCACGATCAAATAATTTAATAAGTTTGCGATTTGTAGTAGATACAAGATTTTCCAAGTAAGGTGTACCAATACCTGAATATATAGTAAAGTTTTCTGGCGTCTTTTCAATTTGTTCTTTCGTTATGGAAACTTTTTCATTTGAAAAAATAGTATCTACTTCTCCTTTGGCATTCGTCCCTGCAACCGGCAAAATAATTGCATCTAAAGAAGTGAAATTTAAATCTTGTATACTTTCTTTTGCTGCCCCTGTGAAGCCATGGTCTAACTGTTCAAAACCTATTAATGAAAGTTTCGCGTCCAGTTCGACTAGCTTGCGAATTACTTCTAGCTGCCGTGCATCTCCTCCTATGACAGCAATATGCATCTCAGTCAACATTCCCTAATTCACCTTCTTTTTCTTTCATTTATAAGAAAAATGCCTACTTTTTCTTTTTCCTCCACATCATATGTAATGTACGAGTTTGAGGTGATTGAAAAACAAAAAGCACACGTAATTTATCTTCTTTATCCCGCTATTTGCGAGGACCTCAAAATTCGGCTGAAACAAAGAAGTTAGGAGGCAGTCAGGCTGCTCGTAAAAGCCTTCACTTTATATAAAGATAAAAAAAGACAACCAAAATGGTCATCTTTCACTACGATTTTGAATGGTTCGTAAAATCACAAAGAATCATATCATTTCCTACCTTCTTAATTGTGCTCCATTCTACTCTCACTTCTTGCTGTTCTCTTTTGAAACCTCCCCATTTCCCAGCAGGTATAATAAGCGCTTGTATTTGTCCATCTCTCTCATCAATTTCTAAATCTGCATGACCTAAAACTCCCATTTTTTCTGCTCTTTCTAAATCCACAATCTCTTTACCACTTAATTCACTTAAACGCATTAAATCTCCCCCTATCCTACTTTTCATGAAGGTTATCCTATAATAAGTACCTATTCTGCATATATAAAAAAAATAACCGTATCTCATATAAAAGAGATACGGTTATTTCCGAAAGCGAATGAATTACAAAATCGATTAAAGTTTGATTCCTTTTGGCAGTTTCCCATCTGGACTAATAAGCGCCGCAGAGAATTCATCGGTAAACATATTGCGAATTAACTCGTCTACATTTTGCTTTGTTACAGTGTTTACACTTTCAATAATCTCATCAAGGGAACGATGTTTACGAAGAAGCAATTCGTTTTTACCATTACGGCTCATACGACTATTCGTACTTTCTAAACTTAACATTAAGTTTCCTTTTAATTGTTCTTTACTGTTAACAAGCTCTTTTTCTGTAATACCTGTATTTTTCAACGTATTTAACGTTTCTTGCATTGTTTCATACAATGTATCTAATTGTTTACTACCTGTTCCACCGTAAAGTGTTAACATTCCTGTATCTTCATAAGAAGAGTGATAAGAGAATACTGAGTACGCCAATCCACGTTGCTCACGTACTTCTTGGAATAAACGGCTACTCATACTACCACCTAAAACATTATTTAATACAATTAAGTTATAAATATCTTCGTGTCCCATTTGCAAGCCTTTATATCCTAAACATAAATGAGCTTGTTCTGTTTCCTTCTTACGTGCTACTTTATTGAAATGGAAAATTGGGCTATGTACTTGTTCACGATTTGTTGTTCCTTCGTAACTACCGAAATATTGCTCTACAGTTTGTAAAAATGCTTCATCAATATTCCCTGCAATTGATACAACAACATTTTCAGGTGTGTAATGATCTTTCATATATTGACGTAACGTATCACCTGTAAATGTTTCAAGCGTTTCTTCTGTTCCTAAAATAGGATATCCAAGCGGATGCGTTTCATATGTTGCTTTCGTTAACATATCATGCACAATATCATCTGGCGCATCTTCGTACATTTTTATTTCTTCACATACAACATTCTTCTCTTTTTTCAGTTCTTCCTCATCAAATGTTGAATT
Encoded here:
- a CDS encoding DnaD domain-containing protein, translating into MAVYRPVHVSFWQDSFVLDLTPEEKYFYLYLMTNSKTSQSGIYELPLRIIETDTGYNRETVMKLLERFAEYGKINYNQKTKELFLINWLKFNPIKNVNIEKCVLKEIQSVKDQDFLADFYETCLQLEREQDFKIPRIKEYLSVRLEGLIRGFQDPSKEEEKEKEEEKEQQQEERASAEEVVEVNPISFYEQNFGLITPFIADGIHAWIDDLNAELVVKAMEIALEKNTRNMNYVNTILRDWHLKGLKTIMDVEAADKAFRTQRLTKAQQQTQAPYQQKGLSESTKNVIQQQKSWEQNIPTDEELAALNQKSGWMVQ
- a CDS encoding RNA polymerase subunit sigma, with product MTVDYKQPSLREYKELIRYDAKLTGEIKIAKTLGEDSKSVELKQEKKLVGIQIKIIEASFILKHKWAKEKATA
- a CDS encoding sporulation sigma factor-processing peptidase, whose translation is MGTSIYCNSAIGELLQNARECCDNVQLKTKKGLSKYLGITHERLTRIESGLSKPEFELAMDWCHATGANLNQQAIEHIYGVGLPPTDPRLTQDVNLQLMNYIKQAEEGIIAAKEIMNLQVATRSWKLDEKKKHEYAVHAKEIFDTIQATQCVVQALEQVHFGIMEQIQRSWLQKAMAENVIIQSVDSLMTLTKML
- a CDS encoding helix-turn-helix transcriptional regulator; protein product: MDGPKEIRMELGISIEEAARNLGISGGYLSQIENGQRQISTERADQIAKLYGKRKEDIFLPTRYSVCKVLK
- a CDS encoding helix-turn-helix domain-containing protein; this translates as MIGENLRKLRKKNNLTMKELGQKLNLAESTISGYENGNRKPDYDTLNKFADFFEVSTDYLLGRDVTQKDIDTYNPLTDPDLGLWFKDIKDASPEKQEELRQFWEFIKEKEKNRRPGDKQY
- a CDS encoding DUF6731 family protein; this translates as MKKYAYLYNCYITLNGKRTDLAIDDFLDKIIPLSAQNRQRTIKGIDYISKAMMPEINSSKSRNRQIGFGKYRDHKPYEAKKGTDLAELIKKDILEMSSALFVPTQKLLIVEYNHYGPRINSIAQYLSSFLPKNANNTWDIEILPVETNLGWADIAKSDDIRQIEIKLDIAGKSKHFISKMNKPQSLLGKLIRETVETHSQFGANTAKLSFGNGRKKVGIQSEQLLSLLELLAYEESELFETVKIKYKSDSTGRMEEVDLKHDGVKSMFLKNVDKNNNWEYICDEISNEYYEDREPASSNFSKHAPFKSIKFPGIII
- a CDS encoding ImmA/IrrE family metallo-endopeptidase — protein: MHKTQPYYTTQLEDYIEKMYRSLSILIPKQIDMITIDQKLNIWLHFAPFGSRAINKDELPSIIIDNRTSIHNQWEDFGHELCHILFHVGNQLHIPKMFLDYQEAKAKNFTLHFCIPTFMLRKLDFPDTRVEAICLIAETFNVSFQMANERLLHYENQLFATHLQKVLSRAPLVAQ
- a CDS encoding recombinase family protein, which codes for MKTAIYLRKSRADLEAEARGEGETLAKHRTTLLKIAKEMNLNVLSVREEIVSGESLVKRPEMLALLEEIEDNKYDVVLCMDMDRLGRGGMKEQGIILETFKRSNTKIMTPRKTYDLNDEWDEEYSEFEAFMARKELKIITRRMQRGRIASVEAGNYLGTHAPFGYDIHRLNKRERTLTINSEEASVIRMIFDWYANEDMGASAIRNKLNELGYKSKLGNEWNPYSILDILKNNVYIGKVTWQKRKEVKQPDAVKRSCARQDKSDWIIADGKHEPIIPESLFEQVQEKLNSRYHIPYNTNGIKNPLAGIIKCAKCGYSMVQRYPKNRKETMDCKHRGCENKSSYTELIEKRLLEALKEWYINYKADFEKHKQDDKLKETQVIQMNEAALRKLEKELVDVQKQKNNLHDLLERGVYTVDMFLERSNVVSDRITEITSTMENLKKEIKTEIRKEKVKKDTIPQVEHVLDLYFKTDDPKKKNSLLKSVLEKAVYKKEKWQRLDDFELVLYPKLPQDGDI
- the dpaA gene encoding dipicolinic acid synthetase subunit A; amino-acid sequence: MLTEMHIAVIGGDARQLEVIRKLVELDAKLSLIGFEQLDHGFTGAAKESIQDLNFTSLDAIILPVAGTNAKGEVDTIFSNEKVSITKEQIEKTPENFTIYSGIGTPYLENLVSTTNRKLIKLFDRDDVAIYNSIPTVEGTLMMVIQHTDYTIHGSNVMVLGFGRTGMSVARAFQSLGAHVKVGARRSEHIARITEMMFSPFHMQDIEKEVGNIDIVINTIPHLVVTASVISRMPAHTLVIDLASKPGGTDFRYAEKRGVKALLAPGLPGIVAPKTAGQILANVLSQLLIADAIAKEEDEK
- a CDS encoding YlmC/YmxH family sporulation protein yields the protein MRLSELSGKEIVDLERAEKMGVLGHADLEIDERDGQIQALIIPAGKWGGFKREQQEVRVEWSTIKKVGNDMILCDFTNHSKS
- a CDS encoding pitrilysin family protein, which encodes MIKKYTCKNGVRIVMENIPTVRSVAIGIWIHAGSRNENEKNNGVSHFLEHMFFKGTETRSAREIAESFDSIGGQVNAFTSKEYTCYYAKVLDEHAKYALDVLADMFFNSTFDEEELKKEKNVVCEEIKMYEDAPDDIVHDMLTKATYETHPLGYPILGTEETLETFTGDTLRQYMKDHYTPENVVVSIAGNIDEAFLQTVEQYFGSYEGTTNREQVHSPIFHFNKVARKKETEQAHLCLGYKGLQMGHEDIYNLIVLNNVLGGSMSSRLFQEVREQRGLAYSVFSYHSSYEDTGMLTLYGGTGSKQLDTLYETMQETLNTLKNTGITEKELVNSKEQLKGNLMLSLESTNSRMSRNGKNELLLRKHRSLDEIIESVNTVTKQNVDELIRNMFTDEFSAALISPDGKLPKGIKL